The proteins below are encoded in one region of Triticum aestivum cultivar Chinese Spring chromosome 1B, IWGSC CS RefSeq v2.1, whole genome shotgun sequence:
- the LOC123147557 gene encoding protein CHUP1, chloroplastic has protein sequence MVAGRVKAAMGFQRSPATPKTSSSRKAPAPPPSQNTAPVPAAARRPSGQCSPAPPSSGGKGGGGGSFARSFGVYFPRSSAQVQPARAATAPDAAELARLVEELQERESRLRTELLEHKILKETVVIVPFLETELGRCRDAMSRLQAENARLRAELDAAVANVSSKEQRIAEMERRMAEMARPPQRGGADDCSSSDGSTKAGGGDTAAKPASKPVLPPPPPPPPPPMRTHAKPKSYFSGSSRASPATSSSSGSSTPSCSSDTAASTGRKPELSKLPPIPPPPPPPPPPSMPARATRSASASSSPSTSSGAAPAPPPPPPPPPPSGPCVRRVPEVVEFYHSLMRRDSKRDCGGGACPEAGGTGGSGAANARDMIGEIENRSSHLIAIRSDVERQGDFIRFLIKEVEGAAFADIDDVVTFVKWLDVELSRLVDERAVLKHFDWPEQKADALREAAFGYRDLKKVEAEAASFCDDPRQPCASALKKMQALFEKLEHGVYSLSRVRDGAMNRYRGFQIPWEWMQDTGIVSQIKIQSVKLARKYLRRVSSELEATQGGPDEEELMLQGVRFAFRVHQFAGGFDGDTMRAFQEIKEKANALQSQRDQQHLQQQRLAAGRS, from the exons ATGGTGGCCGGCAGGGTCAAGGCGGCCATGGGCTTCCAGCGCAGCCCGGCCACGCCCAAGACCTCCTCCTCCCGCAAGGCACCGGCACCGCCACCGTCGCAGAACACCGCCCCCgtcccggcggcggcgcggcggccctCGGGCCAGTGCTCGCCCGCGCCGCCCAGCTCggggggcaagggcggcggcggcggctccttcgCGCGCTCCTTCGGGGTCTACTTCCCGCGCTCCTCCGCGCAGGTGcagccggcgcgcgcggccacggcgccggacgccgccgagctcgcccgCCTCGTCGAGGAGCTGCAGGAGCGCGAGTCCCGCCTGCGCACCGAGCTGCTCGAGCACAAGATCCTCAAGGAGACCGTCGTCATCGTGCCCTTCCTCGAGACCGAGCTCGGCCGGTGCCGGGACGCCATGTCGCGGCTCCAGGCAGAGAACGCACGCCTGCGCGCCGAGCTCGACGCCGCCGTGGCGAATGTCTCCAGTAAAGAGCAGAGGATTGCCGAGATGGAGAGGCGGATGGCGGAGATGGCGAGGCCGCCGCAGCGTGGTGGCGCCGACGATTGCTCGTCGTCGGACGGCTCCACCAAGGCGGGAGGAGGCGACACGGCGGCCAAGCCAGCGAGCAAGCCCGTTctccctcctccaccaccacctccgccgcctccAATGCGGACACACGCCAAGCCCAAGTCGTACTTCTCCGGCTCGTCCCGCGcctcgccggccacctcctcctcgtccggctcgTCCACGCCGTCCTGCTCCTCCGACACGGCGGCATCCACGGGCCGCAAGCCGGAGCTCTCCAAGCTGCCCCCGAtacccccgccaccgccgccgccgcccccaccgtcAATGCCGGCGCGAGCAACCCGGAGCGCGAGCGcgagctcgtcgccgtcgacctcaagcggcgcggcgccggcgcccccgcccccgcctcccccaccacccccttctggCCCGTGCGTGCGGCGCGTCCCGGAGGTCGTCGAGTTCTACCACTCGCTGATGCGGCGCGACTCCAAGAGGGACTGCGGGGGCGGCGCGTGCCCCGAGGCCGGCGGTACGGGCGGCTCCGGCGCCGCGAACGCCCGGGACATGATCGGCGAGATCGAGAACCGCTCCTCGCACCTCATCGCG ATCAGGTCGGACGTGGAGAGGCAGGGCGACTTCATCCGCTTCCTCATCAAGGAGGTGGAGGGCGCCGCGTTCGCCGACATCGACGACGTCGTCACCTTCGTCAAGTGGCTCGACGTCGAGCTCTCACGCCTC GTGGATGAACGGGCAGTGCTCAAGCACTTCGACTGGCCGGAGCAGAAGGCGGACGCGCTCCGCGAGGCGGCGTTCGGCTACCGCGACCTCAAGAAGGTCGAGGCAGAGGCCGCGTCATTCTGCGACGATCCGCGGCAGCCCTGCGCTTCTGCTCTCAAGAAGATGCAGGCCCTCTTTGAGAA GTTGGAGCATGGGGTGTACAGCCTGTCCCGTGTGCGCGACGGCGCCATGAACCGGTACCGCGGGTTCCAGATCCCATGGGAGTGGATGCAGGACACCGGAATTGTCAGTCAG ATAAAAATTCAGTCAGTGAAACTAGCAAGGAAGTATCTGAGAAGGGTTTCCTCCGAGCTCGAGGCCACGCAGGGCGGCCCCGACGAAGAAGAGCTCATGCTCCAGGGAGTCCGGTTCGCCTTTAGAGTGCACCAG TTCGCGGGCGGATTCGACGGCGACACGATGCGGGCCTTCCAGGAGATCAAGGAGAAGGCGAACGCGCTCCAGTCACAGCGCGATCAGCAGCACCTGCAACAGCAAAGGCTCGCCGCTGGCAGAAGCTGA